From the genome of Canis lupus baileyi chromosome 32, mCanLup2.hap1, whole genome shotgun sequence, one region includes:
- the LOXL1 gene encoding lysyl oxidase homolog 1 isoform X1 translates to MGAGAGAGAGAGGGLRALLWGACLCALARGQEARPGQGAAAGRWRQLIRWENNGQVYSLLNSGSEYVAPGPPRPDGSSRLLLAGAPQAPARRGPGGLRRRQAPPLPALPAHPLQPLQPLQPLPGRAGSDTVRGQARHPFGFGQVPDNWREVAVGDGAGLARVRTAVSPPRHGGGGAGAGSSVAASAFAATYRQQPSFPQPFPPPQAPFVGQYEAYDPGSRSYDQGYVYYRGGAGGALAAAAASASVSAGGAYPFPPRPRYEDYGGGGEEPPELPPQTFYPGAERPYAPPPPAPAPDGLDRRYAHSLYHEAAGPELAAPDAGPAAPRLAWLPPYAHAEPQPPFRAPEPPYLPLRSSDAPPPGAERAGAQQGRLSVGSVYRPSPSGRGLPDLVPDPNYVQASTYVQRAHLYSLRCAAEEKCLASTAYAPEATDYDVRVLLRFPQRVKNQGTADFLPNRPRHTWEWHSCHQHYHSMDEFSHYDLLDAATGKKVAEGHKASFCLEDSTCDFGNLKRYACTSHTQGLSPGCYDTYNADIDCQWIDITDVQPGNYILKVHVNPKYIVLESDFTNNVVRCNIHYTGRYVSTTNCKIVQS, encoded by the exons ATGggtgcgggcgcgggcgcgggcgcgggcgcgggcggcgggctgCGGGCCCTGCTGTGGGGCGCCTGCCTCTGCGCCCTGGCGCGCGGGCAGGAGGCGCGGCCCGGGCAGGGCGCGGCCGCGGGGCGCTGGCGGCAGCTGATCCGCTGGGAGAACAACGGGCAGGTGTACAGCCTGCTCAACTCGGGCTCCGAGTACGTGGCGCCCGGGCCGCCGCGCCCCGACGGTAGCTCGCGGCTGCTGCTGGCCGGCGCCCCCCAGGCCCCGGCGCGGCGCGGCCCCGGAGGCCTCCGGCGCAGGCAGGCCCCGccgctccccgcgctccccgcgcaccccctgcagcccctgcagcccctgcagcccctgcccggGCGCGCGGGCTCCGACACGGTGCGCGGCCAGGCGCGCCACCCCTTCGGCTTCGGCCAGGTGCCCGACAACTGGCGCGAGGTGGCGGTCGGGGACGGCGCGGGGCTGGCGCGGGTGCGCACGGCCGTGTCCCCGCCGCgccacgggggcgggggcgcgggcgcgggctcGTCCGTGGCGGCCTCGGCCTTCGCCGCCACCTACCGCCAGCAGCCCTCCTTCCCGCAGCCGTTCCCCCCGCCGCAGGCGCCCTTCGTCGGCCAGTACGAGGCCTACGACCCCGGGTCGCGCAGCTACGACCAGGGCTACGTGTACTAccgcggcggcgcggggggcgcgctggcggcggcggcggcctcggCCTCGGTCTCCGCGGGGGGCGCCTACCCGTTCCCGCCGCGGCCGCGCTACGAGGActacggcggcggcggcgaggagCCCCCCGAGCTCCCGCCGCAGACCTTCTACCCCGGCGCGGAGCGGCCCtacgcgcccccgccgcccgcgcccgcgcccgacGGCCTGGACCGCCGCTACGCGCACAGCCTGTACCACGAGGCCGCCGGCCCCGAGCTCGCCGCCCCCGACGcgggccccgccgcgccgcgcctcGCCTGGCTCCCGCCCTACGCCCACGCCGAGCCGCAGCCGCCCTTCCGCGCGCCGGAGCCGCCCTACCTGCCGCTGCGCAGCTCGGACGCGCCCCCGCCCGGGGCCGAGCGGGCCGGCGCGCAGCAGGGGCGCCTCAGCGTGGGCAGCGTGTACCGGCCCAGCCCGAGCGGCCGCG GTCTCCCCGACTTGGTCCCGGACCCCAACTACGTGCAAGCATCCACTTATGTGCAGAGAGCCCATCTCTACTCCCTGCGCTGTGCTGCGGAGGAGAAGTGTCTGGCCAG CACAGCCTATGCCCCCGAGGCCACCGACTACGATGTGCGGGTGCTGCTGCGCTTCCCCCAGCGCGTGAAGAACCAGGGCACCGCAGACTTCCTCCCGAACCGGCCGCGGCACACCTGGGAGTGGCACAGCTGCCACCA ACATTACCACAGCATGGATGAGTTCAGCCACTATGACCTGCTGGATGCAGCCACAGGCAAGAAGGTGGCCGAGGGCCACAAGGCCAGCTTCTGCCTGGAGGACAGCACGTGTGACTTCGGCAACCTCAAGCGCTACGCGTGCACCTCTCACACGCAG ggCCTGAGCCCAGGCTGCTATGACACTTACAACGCGGACATCGACTGCCAGTGGATCGACATAACGGACGTGCAGCCCGGGAACTACATCCTCAAG